In the Helianthus annuus cultivar XRQ/B chromosome 11, HanXRQr2.0-SUNRISE, whole genome shotgun sequence genome, one interval contains:
- the LOC110888935 gene encoding UPF0481 protein At3g47200 — translation MEMQHKLSETPKLNVAAGRTTCSIFKIPQTLIDINGKSYEPHIVSVGPFHHGQPHLEMVEEHKWRLLRQLLNRTQTKGMVLEDFLRAVQPLEATARESYSVTIPYNTDEFIEMMVLDGCFIIELFRMLGGLVEVDEYDPLVSMTWIVPFFFRDLIRSENQIPFFVLECLFELTKTPKSPTLATLALGFFNRTLQRPDNVLEKCSNVKAKHLLDLLRSSFIPLELEHCTEPGNLPPPHIIHNISKLKRSGIKLKPWEAESFLMVKFKHGVIHMPTITIDDFMCTFLLNAVAFEQCHSGCSKIFTTYVTLLDSLVNTSKDVGLLCDQNIIENYLGTDAEVATFFNNMGKDISFDIDECYLARLFDDVNRHYHSGWHTQWAGLKYTYFSTPWSFVSVMAASVLLVFTVVQTIYTILGYTRPR, via the coding sequence ATGGAGATGCAACATAAACTTTCAGAGACACCCAAACTAAATGTTGCAGCCGGCCGGACCACCTGCTCCATTTTCAAAATCCCACAAACCCTAATCGACATCAACGGTAAATCATACGAACCACACATCGTCTCCGTTGGACCCTTCCACCATGGCCAGCCGCACCTCGAGATGGTCGAGGAGCACAAGTGGAGGTTACTCCGTCAGTTACTTAACCGAACACAAACTAAAGGGATGGTCCTGGAAGACTTCTTGAGGGCTGTGCAACCGCTAGAGGCCACGGCCCGAGAGTCTTACTCAGTGACCATCCCTTATAACACAGACGAGTTCATCGAGATGATGGTGCTCGATGGTTGTTTTATAATTGAGCTTTTTAGAATGCTTGGTGGATTGGTGGAGGTTGATGAGTACGATCCACTAGTAAGCATGACGTGGATCGTACCCTTTTTCTTTCGGGATCTGATTAGGTCAGAGAATCAGATCCCCTTTTTTGTTCTCGAATGTCTATTTGAGTTGACAAAAACGCCAAAAAGCCCAACGCTAGCTACGCTAGCGTTGGGCTTTTTTAACCGCACTTTACAAAGACCTGATAACGTTTTGGAGAAATGCTCCAACGTTAAAGCCAAACACTTGCTCGACCTTCTTCGATCGAGTTTCATTCCATTGGAACTCGAACATTGCACCGAACCCGGCAACCTCCCACCACCGCATATAATTCACAACATCTCAAAGCTCAAGCGATCGGGAATCAAACTAAAACCATGGGAAGCCGAAAGCTTCCTCATGGTTAAGTTCAAACACGGTGTAATACACATGCCCACGATAACAATCGACGACTTCATGTGTACGTTTTTATTAAACGCGGTCGCGTTTGAACAATGTCACAGTGGATGCTCTAAAATCTTTACTACATACGTGACATTGCTTGATTCTTTAGTAAACACATCTAAAGACGTTGGACTATTATGTGACCAAAATATTATTGAGAATTATTTAGGTACTGATGCTGAAGTTGCAACTTTTTTCAACAATATGGGAAAGGATATTTCTTTTGATATAGATGAGTGTTACTTGGCTCGGTTATTCGATGATGTGAACCGGCATTATCATAGCGGGTGGCATACGCAATGGGCGGGTTTAAAATACACGTATTTTAGCACACCATGGTCGTTTGTATCGGTGATGGCAGCTTCCGTTTTGTTAGTTTTTACCGTTGTGCAGACGATTTACACCATCCTCGGCTACACCCGTCCTCGTTGA